Below is a genomic region from Hevea brasiliensis isolate MT/VB/25A 57/8 chromosome 3, ASM3005281v1, whole genome shotgun sequence.
GCAAAACACGGATATTGACCTAGTCTATGTCAAAATGGTTTATTGGCGCCTCAAATATTTCAActcttatatttttatatttttacttttttttttatagtaaagGAGTTTAAGAATCAAGTTAACGTACCTAGAGAATGTCTCAATAAACAAAAAAATACTAGCTTAGATGCGTATTGATCCTAGAAAAATTTGTGCTGCCAATATACCATTTCAATAAAATTGAGGTGCATATTTAAGTACATGTGTGCTTGTGTGTTTCTTTTTGCAAATCCACATACCCAATCCTCATCTGCGTAAATCTGCAAAACCCTCAAATCAAGAAGAAGTCTTGGAAGATCGGTCAATATATAGTGCAGTGACTGCAGTCCTCTTTTATGTGCACAATAACCAAGAATCTTTAAATTAGGAGCTCCACCTAAATTAAGCTTAAGCGATCGATGAGACTTGAGCTGAAAGTTCAAGAGATTCACATTAAATAGCTGAACATTCTTAATCCCACGACAAGATAAAGGGTGAAGATCTTCAGACGAAGCAACGAGCCAAGGGATAATTTTGAAGGGAGCCTACAATTCATAAAGCACAAATTTTTAAGCTTCACCGAACAGGAAAACATGCCATGTAAATTGGACAATGGGTATATAAATCAAACAAAGAGTCTGCAAGCTGGCAAATTGGTTGGTAGAAAAGTTTAGTCCTAAACTACAGCCTACTAATCGCCGATGCTTCAACTTGTTTTCCACACTTTCAAAAAGCTCCGAACGAAAAACATACTTCCCCACATTTTCAATGCTGTGCATGCCATTGGGATTCTTGTAACACTGTCTTCCTAGACAAATAAGGCCAACAAAGAGGTTCTCAACAGCCATCAGAATAGCAAAACTGATCCATCGATCAATATCATCAGAATGATTATCGCCAAGACAGAAACTGAATTTAAAGGACATTATATTTTGTGTACCCTGAATCAAATAATGTTAAGGAAATTGATTAACTCCTCCAACAAATTTGTTATGTATCCACTGCAAAGGGATCTCAAGATAAGTGAATAATTTTCACCAGCTGAGAACATGTTaaccttatcaaaaataagaccAGACTGGGATGAGCTGAGGCATTTCCATCTGTGTGATAATGTTCTTGTTCTGACAGCATCCCTTAGTGACAGTTTAGAGATTACATAACACAGAATGTCTGTTGGTAATTGGCTGATGTGATCCATTGTAGTGGTACCTACACACTAAACATA
It encodes:
- the LOC110671687 gene encoding uncharacterized protein LOC110671687 isoform X3, with translation MDHISQLPTDILCYVISKLSLRDAVRTRTLSHRWKCLSSSQSGLIFDKAPFKIIPWLVASSEDLHPLSCRGIKNVQLFNVNLLNFQLKSHRSLKLNLGGAPNLKILGYCAHKRGLQSLHYILTDLPRLLLDLRVLQIYADEDWVCGFAKRNTQAHMYLNMHLNFIEMVYWQHKFF
- the LOC110671687 gene encoding uncharacterized protein LOC110671687 isoform X4, with amino-acid sequence MMLQQCKTSKCVGTTTMDHISQLPTDILCYVISKLSLRDAVRTRTLSHRWKCLSSSQSGLIFDKLKSHRSLKLNLGGAPNLKILGYCAHKRGLQSLHYILTDLPRLLLDLRVLQIYADEDWVCGFAKRNTQAHMYLNMHLNFIEMVYWQHKFF
- the LOC110671687 gene encoding uncharacterized protein LOC110671687 isoform X1; the encoded protein is MMLQQCKTSKCVGTTTMDHISQLPTDILCYVISKLSLRDAVRTRTLSHRWKCLSSSQSGLIFDKAPFKIIPWLVASSEDLHPLSCRGIKNVQLFNVNLLNFQLKSHRSLKLNLGGAPNLKILGYCAHKRGLQSLHYILTDLPRLLLDLRVLQIYADEDWVCGFAKRNTQAHMYLNMHLNFIEMVYWQHKFF
- the LOC110671687 gene encoding uncharacterized protein LOC110671687 isoform X2 codes for the protein MMLQQCKTSKCVGTTTMDHISQLPTDILCYVISKLSLRDAVRTRTLSHRWKCLSSSQSGLIFDKGTQNIMSFKFSFCLGDNHSDDIDRWISFAILMAVENLFVGLICLGRQCYKNPNGMHSIENVGKYVFRSELFESVENKLKHRRLVGCSLGLNFSTNQFASLQTLCLIYIPIVQFTWHVFLFGEA